In the genome of Rhodoplanes sp. Z2-YC6860, one region contains:
- a CDS encoding (2Fe-2S)-binding protein, translating into MIELTVNGTKHQVDVVPEMPLLWVLRDELGITSAKYGCGIAQCGACTVHIDGNAVRSCQARIGDLAGKSVVTIDGLKNRDQHPLVQAWIEHQVPQCGYCQTGQIMQAISLLELIPKPTDEDIDEVMSGNLCRCGTYPRIRTAIHAAAAKMAEK; encoded by the coding sequence ATGATTGAGCTCACGGTCAACGGGACCAAGCATCAGGTCGACGTCGTACCCGAAATGCCGTTGCTCTGGGTGCTGCGCGACGAGCTCGGCATCACCAGTGCAAAATATGGGTGCGGAATAGCGCAGTGTGGCGCGTGCACCGTACACATCGACGGAAACGCTGTCCGTTCTTGTCAGGCGCGCATCGGCGACCTTGCTGGCAAGTCGGTCGTCACCATCGACGGACTGAAAAACAGAGACCAGCATCCGCTTGTGCAAGCCTGGATCGAACACCAGGTGCCGCAATGCGGTTACTGCCAGACCGGCCAGATCATGCAGGCGATTTCGCTGCTTGAATTGATTCCGAAACCGACGGACGAAGATATCGACGAGGTGATGTCGGGAAACCTCTGTCGCTGCGGCACCTATCCGCGCATTCGCACCGCGATTCATGCGGCGGCTGCTAAGATGGCGGAGAAGTGA
- a CDS encoding murein hydrolase activator EnvC family protein: MSASERPTDSSRAPAALLAVALLLAPFPSALAQSTLDSLHQREQELEAIRNEQKKAAETEARLKGEIESIGADRAKLNQALIDAAARSRAAEDRIAETEARLKPLDTTEQRLRESLSSRRATIVEVLAALQRVGRHPPPAIMVRPEDALQTVRTAIMLGAVLPEMRAQADQLVADLSDLVRIRKEIGEEKERLARDAGALNEERQRLSLLIDERQKKQADTEKALDTERQKSVALARQVDNLKDLIGKVEQSLEAANRAAREAEQAAKEQAKEQAKETARTGDRTDLAALRDPGRLAPAVAFPSARGQLPLPVNGVRIKEFGAPDSAGGTEKGILLATRAGSQVTAPCDGWVVYAAPFRNYGQVLILNAGGGYHVVLAGMDRISVNVGQFVLTGEPVAVMGGSAQTPVTSASNSNKPTLYVEFRKDGTPIDPNPWWAASKGEKVRG, encoded by the coding sequence ATGAGCGCCTCGGAACGGCCGACCGATTCGTCTCGCGCGCCGGCAGCACTGCTTGCTGTTGCGCTCCTTCTTGCCCCTTTTCCGTCCGCGCTCGCCCAGTCCACGCTCGATTCGCTGCATCAGCGCGAGCAGGAGCTCGAGGCGATCCGCAATGAGCAGAAGAAGGCGGCCGAGACCGAAGCCAGGCTCAAGGGCGAGATCGAATCGATCGGCGCGGACCGGGCGAAGCTCAATCAGGCGCTGATCGATGCGGCGGCCAGGAGCCGCGCCGCCGAAGACCGCATCGCCGAAACCGAAGCGCGGCTGAAGCCGCTCGACACGACCGAGCAGCGCCTGCGCGAATCACTCAGCAGCCGCCGCGCCACCATTGTGGAAGTTTTGGCGGCGCTGCAGCGGGTCGGGCGGCACCCGCCGCCCGCCATCATGGTGCGGCCCGAGGACGCCCTGCAGACCGTCCGCACGGCGATCATGCTCGGCGCGGTGCTGCCGGAAATGCGGGCCCAGGCCGATCAGCTCGTCGCCGACCTTTCCGACCTCGTCCGAATCCGCAAGGAAATCGGCGAGGAGAAGGAGCGCCTGGCCCGCGACGCCGGCGCATTGAACGAAGAGCGGCAGCGATTGAGCCTGCTGATCGATGAGCGGCAGAAAAAGCAGGCCGATACCGAAAAGGCCCTCGACACCGAGCGGCAAAAATCCGTCGCGCTGGCCCGCCAGGTCGACAATCTCAAAGATTTGATCGGCAAGGTTGAGCAAAGCCTCGAAGCCGCGAATCGCGCCGCGCGGGAGGCCGAGCAGGCCGCCAAAGAGCAGGCCAAGGAACAGGCCAAGGAAACCGCCAGGACCGGCGACCGGACCGACCTGGCGGCGCTGCGGGACCCCGGACGGCTCGCTCCGGCGGTGGCTTTCCCGTCCGCGCGCGGACAATTACCACTTCCGGTCAATGGGGTCCGGATCAAGGAGTTTGGCGCTCCAGACAGCGCCGGCGGCACCGAAAAAGGCATTCTCTTGGCAACCCGGGCGGGTTCCCAGGTCACGGCTCCGTGTGACGGTTGGGTGGTTTATGCGGCACCCTTCCGCAATTACGGCCAAGTCTTGATCCTTAATGCGGGCGGCGGATATCATGTGGTACTCGCCGGGATGGATCGGATATCAGTGAATGTTGGCCAGTTCGTGCTGACCGGAGAACCCGTTGCAGTCATGGGTGGTAGCGCTCAAACTCCGGTGACTTCGGCTTCCAATTCCAACAAGCCGACGCTTTACGTCGAATTTCGCAAGGACGGCACCCCGATAGATCCCAACCCATGGTGGGCGGCAAGCAAAGGCGAAAAGGTTCGCGGATGA
- a CDS encoding divergent polysaccharide deacetylase family protein produces MADDDLSAPLGRAAKTKRLGFKLPPNLLSYGLTAVPALFICAYAGWAIMVSDPIGGEPSVMVATGLGPAKPGAASPAGAPMSGQGGGQASTQSPRSYDGPGNAGALPPQTQTTAAPAQPADAPPAGGSRNTVTIIDGSTGKRQEVAIPASAAGETRAPAEQRLLEPSRHGAIPRVTPDGVRPAEAYAKPLSPAALKKNGPRVAIVLTGLGVSSTLTQQAIERLPGPVTLAFMPYGADVESSVLRARTQGHEILLQAPMEPFDYPDNDPGPQTLLASMTADQNMDRLYWLMSRFQGYVGLVNYMGARFTSTEQALAPIMRETARRGLIFVDDGASARSLASQIASVNNVPFAKSEIALDAVPTVAQIDRALIRLEAAAREHGFAVGVATAMPTSIERIALWAKTAEGRGVVLVPITAVALKPKSS; encoded by the coding sequence GTGGCCGACGACGATCTGAGCGCGCCTCTCGGCCGCGCCGCCAAGACCAAACGGCTTGGTTTCAAGCTGCCGCCGAACCTTCTGTCCTACGGGCTGACCGCCGTGCCGGCGCTGTTCATCTGCGCCTACGCGGGCTGGGCCATCATGGTCAGCGATCCCATCGGCGGCGAGCCGTCCGTCATGGTGGCGACCGGCCTCGGACCGGCAAAGCCGGGCGCAGCCTCGCCTGCGGGCGCTCCCATGAGCGGCCAGGGCGGCGGCCAAGCCAGCACACAAAGCCCGCGCAGCTATGACGGCCCCGGCAACGCCGGTGCACTCCCGCCGCAGACACAGACCACGGCCGCTCCGGCGCAGCCGGCCGATGCGCCGCCCGCCGGCGGAAGCCGCAACACCGTCACCATCATCGACGGCAGCACCGGCAAGCGCCAGGAGGTCGCGATCCCGGCTTCGGCCGCAGGCGAAACGCGCGCGCCGGCCGAGCAACGCCTCCTTGAACCGTCGCGCCATGGTGCGATCCCGCGCGTCACGCCGGACGGCGTCCGGCCGGCCGAGGCTTATGCCAAGCCGCTCAGTCCGGCGGCGCTCAAGAAGAACGGCCCGCGGGTCGCCATCGTGCTCACCGGCTTGGGCGTCAGCTCGACCCTCACCCAGCAGGCGATCGAGCGCTTGCCCGGTCCGGTGACGTTGGCCTTCATGCCCTACGGCGCCGACGTCGAGAGTAGCGTGTTGCGCGCACGCACGCAGGGCCACGAGATTCTGCTGCAGGCGCCGATGGAGCCGTTCGACTACCCGGACAACGACCCCGGCCCGCAGACGCTGCTGGCGTCGATGACCGCCGATCAGAACATGGACCGCCTGTACTGGCTGATGAGCCGATTCCAGGGCTATGTCGGCCTCGTCAACTACATGGGCGCGCGCTTCACCTCGACCGAGCAGGCGCTGGCGCCGATCATGCGCGAGACCGCGCGGCGCGGGCTCATCTTTGTCGACGACGGCGCTTCGGCACGCAGCCTCGCCTCGCAGATCGCGAGCGTGAACAACGTGCCGTTCGCCAAATCCGAGATCGCGCTCGATGCGGTGCCGACGGTGGCGCAGATCGATCGCGCCCTGATCCGGCTCGAAGCCGCCGCGCGCGAGCATGGCTTTGCGGTCGGCGTCGCGACCGCGATGCCGACTTCGATCGAGCGCATCGCGCTCTGGGCCAAGACCGCGGAAGGCCGCGGCGTCGTGCTGGTGCCGATCACGGCGGTGGCGCTGAAGCCCAAATCGAGCTGA
- a CDS encoding S41 family peptidase has product MMRKTFLLLLGAASGVALTLMVTQPKLVPVAFGSTAKAAAADTYRQLNLFGDVFERVRADYVEKPDDSKLIESAINGMLAGLDPHSSYMEPKSFRDMQIQTRGEFGGLGIEVTMEDGLIKVVAPIDDTPAAKAGVMANDIITKLDEEQVQGLTLNQAVEKMRGPVNTKIKLTIMRKGQDKPVEVSITRDVIRVRAVRSRQEDDVGYIRITQFNEQTTENLKKALSDLQTAIPAEKLKGFVVDLRNNPGGLLDQAISVSDAFLERGEIVSTRGRNAEETQRFSARPGDLTKGKPVIVLINGGSASASEIVAGALQDHKRATLLGTRSFGKGSVQTIIPLGAGNGALRLTTARYFTPSGKSIQAKGITPDIEVLQDVPEDLKARTDTKGESSLRGHLKAEGDEQTGSQSYVPPDPKDDKALKMSLDLLRGVITNSAFPPSAKRASNQ; this is encoded by the coding sequence ATGATGCGCAAGACATTTCTATTACTTCTTGGTGCGGCTTCGGGCGTTGCCCTGACGCTGATGGTGACCCAGCCGAAGCTGGTGCCCGTCGCGTTCGGCTCCACCGCCAAGGCTGCCGCCGCCGACACCTACCGACAGCTCAACCTGTTCGGTGACGTGTTCGAGCGCGTGCGAGCCGACTACGTCGAGAAGCCCGACGACTCCAAGCTCATCGAATCCGCGATCAACGGCATGCTCGCCGGGCTCGATCCGCACTCGAGCTACATGGAGCCGAAGTCGTTCCGCGACATGCAGATCCAGACCCGCGGCGAGTTCGGCGGTCTCGGCATCGAAGTCACCATGGAAGACGGCCTGATCAAGGTGGTGGCGCCGATCGACGACACGCCCGCCGCCAAGGCCGGCGTGATGGCCAACGACATCATCACCAAGCTCGACGAGGAGCAGGTGCAGGGCCTGACCTTGAACCAGGCGGTCGAGAAGATGCGCGGCCCGGTGAACACCAAGATCAAGCTCACCATCATGCGCAAGGGCCAGGACAAGCCCGTCGAGGTGTCGATCACCCGCGACGTCATCCGCGTTCGCGCCGTTCGCTCGCGGCAGGAAGACGATGTCGGCTACATCCGCATCACCCAGTTCAACGAGCAGACCACCGAGAACCTGAAGAAGGCGCTCAGCGATCTGCAGACCGCGATCCCGGCCGAGAAGCTCAAGGGCTTCGTGGTCGATCTGCGCAACAATCCGGGCGGGCTCCTGGATCAGGCGATTTCCGTCTCGGATGCGTTCCTGGAGCGCGGCGAGATCGTCTCGACCCGCGGCCGCAACGCCGAAGAGACCCAGCGCTTCAGCGCTCGCCCCGGCGATTTGACCAAGGGCAAGCCGGTGATCGTGCTGATCAACGGCGGCTCGGCGTCGGCCTCGGAAATCGTCGCAGGCGCCCTGCAGGACCACAAGCGCGCGACGCTGCTCGGCACGCGCTCGTTCGGCAAGGGCTCGGTGCAGACCATCATCCCGCTGGGCGCCGGCAACGGCGCGCTGCGCTTGACCACGGCGCGCTACTTCACGCCGTCGGGCAAGTCGATCCAGGCCAAGGGCATCACCCCGGACATCGAGGTCCTGCAGGACGTGCCGGAAGACCTCAAGGCCCGTACCGACACCAAGGGCGAATCCTCGCTGCGCGGCCATCTCAAGGCCGAAGGCGACGAGCAGACCGGCTCGCAGTCCTACGTGCCTCCGGATCCGAAGGACGACAAGGCGCTGAAGATGTCCCTCGACTTGCTGCGCGGCGTCATCACCAACTCGGCGTTCCCGCCGAGCGCCAAACGCGCTTCGAACCAGTAA
- a CDS encoding RNA pyrophosphohydrolase, producing the protein MSDYEYLPYRPCAGLCVINRKGLVFIGRRAEGPEHIDATHVWQMPQGGIDEGEKPYPAALRELFEETSIKSIERLGEIKDWLTYDIPKKIGTKAWKGKYRGQKQKWFALRFTGRDSEINITTPGDGHDPEFIDWRWEPMENLPDLVVPFKRDTYEQVVKAFSKFTK; encoded by the coding sequence ATGTCGGACTACGAATATCTGCCGTATCGCCCGTGCGCAGGCCTGTGCGTGATCAACCGCAAAGGCCTGGTGTTCATCGGCCGCAGGGCCGAAGGCCCCGAACACATCGACGCGACGCATGTGTGGCAGATGCCGCAGGGCGGCATCGACGAAGGCGAGAAGCCTTATCCCGCGGCGCTGCGCGAGCTGTTCGAAGAGACCAGCATCAAGTCGATCGAGAGGCTCGGCGAGATCAAGGACTGGCTGACCTACGACATCCCGAAGAAGATCGGCACCAAAGCCTGGAAGGGCAAGTACCGCGGCCAGAAGCAGAAGTGGTTCGCGCTGCGCTTCACCGGCCGGGACAGCGAGATCAACATCACGACACCGGGCGACGGCCACGACCCGGAGTTCATCGACTGGCGCTGGGAGCCGATGGAAAACCTTCCCGACCTCGTGGTGCCGTTCAAGCGCGACACCTACGAGCAGGTCGTGAAGGCGTTTTCGAAATTCACGAAGTAG
- the atpD gene encoding F0F1 ATP synthase subunit beta: MATPNAVGKITQVIGAVVDVQFEDHLPPILNALETKNGGNRLVLEVAQHLGENTVRTIAMDTSEGLVRGQECTDTGAPISVPVGDECLGRIINVIGDPVDEAGPVPTKTRRAIHQEAPAYTEQSTESEILVTGIKVVDLLAPYAKGGKIGLFGGAGVGKTVLIMELINNIAKAHGGYSVFAGVGERTREGNDLYHEMIESGVNKDPKKNNGSTAGSKCALVYGQMNEPPGARARVGLSGLTVAEHFRDQGQDVLFFVDNIFRFTQAGSEVSALLGRIPSAVGYQPTLATDMGALQERITTTTKGSVTSVQAIYVPADDLTDPAPAASFAHLDATTVLSRDIAAKGIYPAVDPLDSTSRMLSPLIIGEEHYAVARSVQQVLQRYKALQDIIAILGMDELSEEDKLAVARARKIERFLSQPFFVAEVFTGSPGKLVDLQDTIKGFKGLVEGKYDHLPEAAFYMVGSIEEAIEKGKKLAAEA; the protein is encoded by the coding sequence ATGGCGACCCCGAACGCAGTCGGAAAGATCACCCAGGTCATCGGCGCCGTCGTCGACGTGCAGTTCGAAGATCACCTGCCGCCGATCCTGAACGCGCTGGAGACCAAGAACGGCGGCAACCGCCTGGTGCTCGAAGTCGCCCAGCATCTCGGCGAGAACACCGTCCGCACCATCGCGATGGACACCTCGGAGGGTCTGGTGCGCGGCCAGGAATGCACCGACACCGGCGCGCCGATCTCGGTGCCGGTGGGCGATGAGTGCCTCGGGCGTATCATCAACGTGATCGGCGATCCGGTCGACGAGGCCGGCCCGGTGCCAACCAAGACCCGCCGCGCCATCCATCAGGAGGCGCCGGCCTACACCGAGCAGTCGACCGAATCGGAAATTCTCGTCACCGGCATCAAGGTCGTGGACCTGCTCGCGCCTTACGCAAAGGGCGGCAAGATCGGCCTGTTCGGTGGCGCCGGCGTCGGCAAGACCGTGCTGATCATGGAGCTGATCAACAACATCGCGAAGGCGCACGGCGGCTATTCGGTGTTCGCCGGCGTCGGCGAGCGCACCCGCGAGGGCAACGACCTCTATCACGAGATGATCGAGTCCGGCGTCAACAAGGACCCGAAGAAGAACAACGGCTCGACCGCCGGCTCCAAGTGCGCGCTGGTGTACGGCCAGATGAACGAGCCGCCGGGCGCCCGCGCCCGCGTCGGCCTCTCGGGCCTCACCGTCGCCGAGCACTTCCGCGACCAGGGTCAGGACGTGCTGTTCTTCGTCGACAACATCTTCCGCTTCACGCAGGCCGGCTCGGAAGTGTCGGCGCTGCTCGGCCGTATTCCTTCGGCGGTGGGCTATCAGCCGACGCTCGCCACCGACATGGGCGCGCTGCAGGAGCGCATCACCACCACGACCAAGGGCTCGGTCACCTCGGTGCAGGCGATTTACGTGCCGGCCGACGACTTGACCGACCCGGCGCCTGCCGCTTCGTTCGCGCACTTGGACGCCACCACCGTGCTGTCGCGCGACATCGCCGCGAAGGGCATCTATCCGGCGGTGGATCCGCTCGACTCGACCTCGCGCATGCTCTCGCCGCTGATCATCGGGGAGGAGCACTACGCGGTGGCTCGTTCGGTGCAGCAGGTGCTGCAGCGCTACAAGGCGCTGCAGGACATCATCGCCATTCTGGGCATGGACGAGCTCTCCGAAGAGGACAAGCTCGCGGTGGCGCGCGCCCGCAAGATCGAGCGCTTCCTTTCGCAGCCGTTCTTCGTCGCCGAGGTGTTCACCGGTTCGCCGGGCAAGCTCGTCGACCTGCAGGACACCATCAAGGGCTTCAAGGGTCTGGTCGAAGGCAAGTACGATCACCTGCCGGAGGCAGCCTTCTACATGGTCGGCAGCATCGAAGAAGCCATCGAGAAGGGCAAGAAGCTCGCGGCGGAAGCGTAA
- a CDS encoding F0F1 ATP synthase subunit gamma translates to MASLKDMRVRIASTKATQKITKAMQMVAASKLRRAQVAAEAARPYAERMEKVLGNIAASVTDMSSAPKLLAGTGSDQTHLLVVCTAERGLCGGFNSSIVRLAREKINALQAAGKTVKILCVGRKGADQLRRQYASQIIEVIELRVKSLAFEHAAQVGKKIIELYEKGEFDVATLFFSRFRSVVQQIPTALQIVPPVFEAPKGDGGPAAVYEYEPDELDILTELLPRNISVQVFRALLENAASEQGARMSAMDNATRNAGEMIRKQTITYNRTRQAMITKELIEIISGAEAL, encoded by the coding sequence ATGGCCTCTCTTAAAGACATGCGGGTCCGCATCGCCTCCACCAAGGCGACGCAGAAGATCACCAAGGCCATGCAGATGGTCGCAGCGTCGAAGCTGCGCCGTGCGCAGGTCGCGGCGGAAGCCGCGCGGCCTTACGCCGAGCGCATGGAGAAGGTGCTGGGCAACATCGCGGCCTCGGTGACCGACATGAGCTCGGCGCCGAAGCTGCTCGCCGGCACCGGTTCGGACCAGACTCATCTGCTGGTGGTTTGCACCGCCGAGCGCGGCCTGTGCGGCGGTTTCAACTCGTCGATCGTCCGTCTCGCGCGCGAGAAGATCAACGCGTTGCAGGCGGCCGGCAAGACCGTGAAAATTCTCTGCGTCGGCCGCAAGGGCGCCGATCAGCTTCGCCGCCAGTATGCGTCGCAGATCATCGAGGTGATCGAGCTGCGCGTGAAGTCGCTCGCCTTCGAGCACGCCGCTCAGGTCGGCAAGAAGATCATCGAGCTTTACGAGAAGGGCGAGTTTGACGTCGCCACGCTGTTCTTCTCGCGTTTCCGTTCGGTCGTGCAGCAGATCCCGACCGCGCTGCAGATCGTGCCGCCGGTGTTCGAGGCGCCAAAGGGCGACGGCGGCCCGGCCGCGGTTTACGAGTACGAGCCGGACGAGCTCGACATTCTCACCGAGCTCTTGCCGCGCAACATCTCGGTGCAGGTGTTCCGCGCGCTCTTGGAAAACGCCGCGTCCGAGCAGGGCGCGCGCATGTCGGCGATGGACAACGCCACGCGCAACGCCGGCGAAATGATCCGCAAGCAGACCATCACGTACAACCGCACGCGTCAGGCGATGATCACCAAGGAGCTGATCGAGATCATCTCCGGCGCCGAGGCCCTGTAA
- a CDS encoding xanthine dehydrogenase family protein molybdopterin-binding subunit, which translates to MGKIERLSRRSFLIGSAAIAGGIAFGSYSDVAQAAESAGSNPLTAGLGPNSVTFNPWVEISPDKITLIAQHADIGQGVGSSQVILIAEEMDLDPGQFEIRFAGPSPAYFNTGFKDEFAPFLAADQSAAAEEARAATLEYLRKTGLQMTGGSSTIPDTYEKLRVAGAVARETLKAAAAKRSGVAVADIRTRSGDVILPDGTKIPYVQLAAEAAAIPPVLDVKPRDPSTWRLVGKPMMRLDIKSKVMGELKFGIDQKIDGMLYASVKLNPAKGQPLKSYDASKALKMPGVKKVVEIKNGVAVIATNSWYAMKAVAAIDCKWAPPAYPAEQAGHWKVLENSFKPEFLGKEWRKIGDVDTALKTGKLVQAEYRAPYVAHQPLEPLNGIGIVTDKGMEIWVGHQSPQFVQHIAATAIGLKPEQVIFHNQWSGGSFGHRLEYENVRVLAEIANQMKGTPIKLVFSREEDFIQDIPRQIAIARHRGSIDKGKIVAADLKLASTAPLNGLLERSGTPTKDPDGQLAAGHWNVYYDIPNFRATTYEARGLSPSTTWRSVGASTAGFFTESFIDEMIHAAGLDPMKARIDMCAVPTYRKLLETLAQMSDWKGPLGNGKGRGVAFVESFGTPVAEVVEVTATDRGIRIDKVWVAADVGKVVDPVNFENQVQGGVIWGLGHAINCQITYAKGGAQQTNYHHHEAMRLYQCPVIEVRGLENDPKVRGVGEPPVPPAAPALANAIFAATGKRIREMPFNKFIDFV; encoded by the coding sequence ATGGGCAAGATAGAACGTCTCTCGCGCCGCTCCTTTCTCATCGGCTCGGCTGCCATCGCCGGCGGTATTGCATTCGGGTCTTACAGTGATGTCGCGCAAGCCGCAGAGAGCGCCGGCAGCAACCCGTTGACGGCCGGCCTCGGGCCGAACTCCGTGACATTCAACCCCTGGGTCGAGATCAGTCCAGACAAGATCACATTGATCGCACAGCACGCCGACATTGGTCAGGGCGTCGGCTCCTCGCAAGTGATCTTGATTGCCGAGGAGATGGACCTCGATCCCGGCCAGTTCGAGATCCGGTTCGCAGGACCTAGTCCTGCCTACTTCAACACCGGCTTCAAGGATGAGTTTGCTCCGTTCCTGGCAGCGGACCAAAGTGCGGCCGCCGAGGAAGCGCGCGCGGCCACGCTCGAATATCTCCGAAAGACCGGCCTGCAGATGACAGGCGGCTCCAGCACGATCCCGGACACCTACGAAAAGTTGCGCGTGGCTGGCGCGGTGGCACGCGAGACGCTGAAGGCGGCTGCAGCGAAGCGTTCAGGCGTTGCAGTGGCTGACATTCGCACCCGATCCGGCGATGTGATCCTTCCCGACGGAACGAAGATTCCTTACGTCCAGCTCGCCGCGGAAGCCGCGGCCATTCCGCCGGTGCTCGATGTGAAGCCGCGCGATCCGTCCACATGGCGACTGGTCGGAAAGCCGATGATGCGGCTCGATATCAAATCGAAAGTCATGGGCGAGCTGAAGTTCGGCATCGATCAGAAGATCGACGGTATGCTCTACGCTTCCGTCAAGCTGAACCCCGCCAAAGGTCAGCCGCTGAAGTCGTATGACGCCAGCAAGGCCCTGAAGATGCCGGGGGTTAAGAAGGTCGTCGAAATCAAGAACGGCGTCGCCGTGATCGCGACGAACAGTTGGTACGCGATGAAAGCGGTCGCGGCCATCGATTGCAAATGGGCGCCCCCGGCCTATCCGGCCGAACAGGCCGGCCATTGGAAAGTGTTGGAGAACTCGTTCAAGCCGGAATTCCTCGGCAAGGAATGGCGGAAAATTGGCGACGTCGATACGGCGCTGAAGACCGGCAAGCTGGTCCAGGCGGAGTATCGCGCGCCTTATGTCGCCCATCAGCCGCTGGAGCCGCTGAACGGCATCGGCATCGTCACCGACAAGGGAATGGAAATCTGGGTGGGCCACCAGAGCCCTCAGTTCGTGCAGCATATCGCGGCGACAGCGATCGGCCTCAAGCCGGAGCAGGTCATCTTCCATAATCAGTGGTCCGGCGGAAGTTTTGGCCACCGTCTGGAATACGAAAACGTCCGTGTCTTGGCCGAAATCGCGAATCAAATGAAAGGAACGCCGATCAAACTCGTGTTTTCGCGCGAGGAAGATTTCATACAGGACATCCCACGGCAGATCGCGATAGCGCGGCACCGGGGCAGCATTGATAAAGGCAAGATCGTCGCGGCCGACTTGAAGTTGGCCTCGACGGCGCCGCTCAACGGGCTGCTGGAGCGTTCGGGTACGCCGACAAAGGATCCCGATGGCCAACTCGCCGCCGGCCACTGGAACGTCTACTACGACATTCCGAATTTCCGGGCCACGACCTATGAGGCGCGTGGTTTGTCGCCGAGCACCACGTGGCGTTCGGTCGGCGCGTCAACGGCCGGGTTCTTCACCGAAAGCTTCATCGACGAGATGATTCATGCGGCGGGCCTCGATCCCATGAAGGCCCGCATCGACATGTGCGCCGTGCCGACCTATCGCAAGCTGCTGGAGACGCTCGCGCAGATGTCGGACTGGAAGGGGCCGCTCGGCAATGGCAAGGGTCGAGGCGTCGCTTTCGTGGAATCGTTCGGGACTCCGGTGGCTGAAGTCGTCGAAGTCACAGCGACGGACAGGGGCATCAGGATCGACAAGGTCTGGGTCGCGGCCGATGTCGGCAAGGTCGTCGATCCCGTCAACTTCGAGAACCAAGTCCAGGGCGGCGTGATCTGGGGGCTCGGCCACGCCATCAACTGCCAGATCACCTACGCCAAGGGTGGCGCGCAGCAGACCAACTACCATCATCACGAAGCCATGCGCCTCTACCAATGTCCTGTGATCGAAGTGCGCGGACTCGAGAATGACCCCAAGGTGAGAGGTGTCGGCGAGCCGCCTGTTCCTCCTGCCGCGCCTGCGCTCGCCAACGCGATCTTCGCCGCGACCGGAAAGCGTATCCGCGAAATGCCCTTCAACAAGTTCATCGATTTTGTGTGA
- a CDS encoding F0F1 ATP synthase subunit epsilon: protein MATFHFELVSPEKIAFSGEVDQVDIPGAEGDFGVFAGHAPLISLLRPGIVTVYSDGGQHSQIVVLGGLAEVGPNGLTLLADVATSLQDVDRAELKKQIADMEERTKDMEGSELDREITRLDHFKALDDHLEGTAMH, encoded by the coding sequence ATGGCCACCTTTCATTTCGAACTCGTCTCGCCCGAGAAGATCGCGTTCTCCGGCGAGGTCGATCAGGTCGATATCCCGGGCGCCGAGGGTGACTTCGGCGTGTTCGCCGGCCATGCGCCGCTGATCTCGCTGCTGCGGCCGGGCATCGTCACGGTCTATTCCGATGGCGGCCAGCACAGTCAGATCGTTGTGCTGGGCGGGCTTGCCGAAGTGGGCCCGAACGGGCTCACCTTGCTGGCCGACGTGGCGACCTCGCTCCAGGATGTCGACCGCGCCGAGCTGAAGAAGCAGATCGCCGATATGGAAGAGCGAACCAAGGATATGGAAGGCTCCGAGCTCGATCGCGAGATCACCCGGCTCGATCACTTCAAGGCGCTCGATGACCACCTTGAAGGCACCGCCATGCACTAG
- a CDS encoding organic hydroperoxide resistance protein, giving the protein MAYVVSATTKGGRNGRAILENGGLSLAMGLQKEFGGNGEGHNPEQLFALGWSACFGQAILALSKKHGLDGQDARVTCQVTMDKDEISFGFKAELKVTIPGADKAKVQALVEDAHKICPYSRATRNNVPVTLTVV; this is encoded by the coding sequence ATGGCATACGTTGTTTCAGCGACGACCAAAGGCGGCCGCAACGGCCGTGCGATTCTCGAGAATGGCGGTCTGTCGCTGGCGATGGGCCTGCAGAAGGAATTCGGCGGCAACGGCGAGGGCCACAATCCCGAGCAGCTGTTCGCGCTCGGCTGGTCGGCCTGCTTCGGCCAGGCGATCCTCGCGCTATCGAAGAAGCACGGCCTCGACGGCCAGGACGCCCGCGTCACCTGCCAGGTCACGATGGACAAGGATGAGATCAGCTTCGGCTTCAAGGCCGAGCTGAAGGTCACGATCCCGGGCGCCGACAAGGCCAAGGTGCAGGCCCTGGTCGAAGACGCCCACAAGATTTGCCCCTATTCGCGCGCCACGCGCAACAACGTGCCGGTCACGTTGACCGTGGTCTGA